A part of Pectinatus sottacetonis genomic DNA contains:
- a CDS encoding flavodoxin family protein yields MKKWLIIYSSNTGNTKQIATAMYNTLSCGEGDIYPLQEIPADFCFSDYDVIMVGYWLIRGGPDNAVKKLLSKFTNKNIILFQTHGAEKCSEHSITAFARAASCLGLNCNIIGTFSCQGKINPVLLEKRRSVSSDNPHAANKLNEKRWKMALLHPDSNDLKEAALFVKTMKRKLFLKEKYYSQ; encoded by the coding sequence ATGAAAAAATGGCTCATAATTTATTCCAGTAACACCGGAAACACAAAGCAAATTGCTACTGCCATGTACAATACCTTAAGCTGCGGTGAAGGGGATATATATCCCCTTCAGGAAATACCTGCTGATTTTTGTTTTTCTGATTATGATGTTATTATGGTCGGCTATTGGCTGATACGTGGCGGTCCTGATAATGCTGTCAAAAAACTTTTAAGCAAATTTACTAATAAAAATATAATATTATTTCAAACCCACGGTGCAGAAAAGTGCAGTGAACATTCCATTACTGCATTTGCTCGCGCAGCCAGCTGCCTTGGTCTTAACTGCAATATCATCGGTACATTTTCCTGCCAGGGAAAAATAAATCCAGTTCTTCTGGAAAAAAGGCGGTCTGTATCTTCCGACAATCCCCATGCAGCTAATAAATTAAATGAAAAACGTTGGAAAATGGCCTTGTTACATCCTGACTCAAACGATTTAAAAGAAGCTGCTTTATTTGTTAAAACCATGAAGAGAAAACTTTTTTTAAAAGAAAAATATTATTCTCAATAA
- a CDS encoding ATP-binding protein yields the protein MIRKIIKINTDKCNGCGICINACHEGAIALVNNKAKLMHEHYCDGLGDCLPTCPQNAISFEEREAPAYDEAAVKKAQRQNNTSCPGSTIKSFTPPAAKEKPVTNTSQLRQWPVQIKLVPVTAPFFNNANLLIAADCTAYAYAGFHDKFIKGNITLIGCPKLDEGNYTEKLTSILKNNNIKNLTIVRMEVPCCGGLENAAKAALQQSGKFIPWQINIISTDGKIISE from the coding sequence ATGATAAGAAAAATAATAAAAATAAATACCGACAAATGTAACGGATGTGGTATATGTATAAACGCCTGCCATGAAGGTGCTATTGCTTTAGTTAACAATAAAGCGAAACTCATGCACGAACATTATTGTGACGGATTAGGGGATTGTCTTCCAACCTGCCCGCAAAATGCTATCTCTTTTGAAGAACGTGAAGCTCCAGCTTATGATGAGGCAGCTGTAAAAAAAGCCCAAAGGCAAAACAATACATCCTGTCCTGGTTCCACCATAAAATCTTTTACACCGCCTGCGGCAAAAGAAAAACCTGTCACCAATACCAGCCAGTTGCGACAATGGCCTGTACAGATAAAATTAGTTCCTGTAACTGCGCCGTTTTTCAACAATGCCAATCTTCTTATTGCTGCTGACTGCACAGCCTATGCTTACGCTGGTTTCCACGATAAATTTATTAAGGGCAATATCACTCTCATTGGTTGTCCTAAACTTGATGAGGGCAATTACACAGAAAAACTTACTTCAATATTAAAAAACAATAATATAAAAAACCTTACTATTGTACGCATGGAAGTTCCCTGCTGCGGTGGTCTGGAAAATGCTGCTAAAGCAGCCCTGCAGCAAAGTGGCAAATTTATTCCCTGGCAGATAAATATAATTTCAACTGATGGCAAAATCATATCAGAATGA
- a CDS encoding sulfide/dihydroorotate dehydrogenase-like FAD/NAD-binding protein: protein MFKILKKELLSPKVWLYDIEAPRIAKKAEPGQFLIIRTDEKGERLPLTIADFDREKGSVSIVFQEVGAGTSILGQLNEGDCILDLVAPLGKKTHIEKMGTVVCIGGGIGVAPIYPIARGMHQAGNKVISIMGAKNKDLLILEKEMHSVSDELFITTDDGSCGIKGFVTTALQQIIDRGETIDEVIAIGPVVMMRSVAEATRPYKIKTVVSLNPIMVDGTGMCGGCRVQVGGEVKFACVDGPEFDGHLVDFNGLMSRQHMYTDKEKIESNHVCRLTKIKEVL from the coding sequence ATGTTTAAAATTTTAAAAAAAGAACTTCTCTCCCCCAAAGTATGGCTTTATGACATTGAAGCACCACGCATTGCCAAAAAAGCGGAACCCGGACAATTTTTGATAATACGTACAGATGAAAAAGGAGAACGGCTGCCCCTGACTATTGCTGATTTTGACCGTGAAAAAGGATCAGTATCCATTGTTTTCCAGGAAGTTGGTGCTGGAACAAGTATTTTAGGGCAACTTAATGAAGGTGACTGCATTCTTGATCTGGTAGCACCACTTGGCAAAAAAACCCATATTGAAAAAATGGGTACGGTAGTATGCATAGGCGGTGGTATTGGAGTTGCTCCTATATATCCTATTGCCAGAGGAATGCATCAGGCCGGGAATAAAGTCATCTCTATAATGGGTGCTAAAAATAAAGATCTGCTTATTTTAGAAAAAGAAATGCACTCAGTAAGTGATGAACTCTTCATAACTACAGATGATGGTTCATGCGGTATAAAAGGTTTCGTTACAACAGCCCTGCAACAGATAATCGATCGGGGCGAAACAATTGATGAAGTCATTGCTATCGGTCCGGTCGTAATGATGCGCAGCGTAGCTGAAGCAACACGTCCTTATAAAATAAAAACTGTCGTAAGCTTAAATCCTATTATGGTCGACGGTACCGGCATGTGCGGCGGATGCCGTGTGCAGGTAGGTGGTGAAGTAAAATTTGCCTGTGTGGACGGCCCTGAATTTGATGGACACCTTGTGGACTTTAACGGCTTAATGTCACGCCAGCACATGTATACTGACAAAGAAAAAATAGAATCAAATCATGTCTGCCGACTGACAAAAATCAAGGAGGTCCTTTAA
- a CDS encoding 3'-5' exonuclease — MMNFVAIDFETATSERNSACSVAVVEIQNGRMTNSYNTLIKPPQKFFDPKNIEINGITTEMVKTAPTFADIFPKLRQMLENKTVIAHNAVFDMGVMRSCIWQYHLPKIKFNTCCTVQISRKVWPSLTNHKLDTLGNFFQINFSHHDALDDAKVCAKIPLAAGRVVSASDFDTLIAKIGIKKRPFKC, encoded by the coding sequence ATGATGAATTTTGTCGCGATAGATTTTGAAACAGCCACCAGCGAGCGTAATAGTGCCTGCAGCGTTGCAGTTGTGGAAATTCAAAATGGGCGCATGACCAATTCTTACAACACACTAATAAAACCACCCCAAAAATTTTTCGATCCAAAAAACATCGAAATAAACGGCATAACTACAGAAATGGTAAAAACAGCACCTACTTTTGCCGATATTTTCCCTAAACTGCGACAAATGCTGGAAAATAAAACTGTAATTGCCCATAATGCTGTATTTGACATGGGCGTTATGCGTTCATGCATATGGCAGTACCATCTGCCCAAAATAAAATTTAATACCTGCTGTACCGTACAAATCTCACGTAAAGTATGGCCCTCACTTACTAATCACAAATTAGATACCCTCGGTAATTTTTTTCAAATAAACTTTTCTCATCATGATGCTCTTGATGATGCTAAGGTCTGTGCTAAAATACCGCTTGCCGCAGGACGTGTTGTAAGTGCTTCTGATTTTGATACACTTATTGCCAAAATAGGCATAAAAAAACGCCCTTTTAAATGTTAA
- the gltA gene encoding NADPH-dependent glutamate synthase, with amino-acid sequence MALQMTKHPMPEQDPEIRIHNFSEVALGYDEKTAIAEACRCLNCPNPRCIQGCPVQVNIPGFIAKIKTGDFASSIKIIKQTNSLPAICGRVCPQESQCEKYCVMGIKGEPVGIGRLERFVADRALAADTETKPSICNEHAEKVAVIGSGPAGLSAASELAKFGYRVTIFEALHKAGGVLSYGIPEFRLPKEKVVKVEIENLKKLGVKIELNSVVGKLYTVDELMNEEGFAAVFISTGAGLPRFMHIPGENLNGVYSANEFLTRCNLMKAYKFPEYKTPLKVGKTVAVIGGGNVAMDAARTSLRLGAEHVYIVYRRSEKELPARLEEVHHAKAEGIDFKLLSNPCEIIGNEDNSVSQLRCIKMALGEPDASGRCRPVPIEGSEFTLPVDTVIMSIGQGPNPLIQSTTPDMQTNKRGNIIADEKTGSTTKDGVFAGGDIVTGAATVILAMGAGKKAAKAIDEYLQNK; translated from the coding sequence ATGGCTTTACAAATGACTAAACATCCTATGCCGGAACAGGATCCTGAAATACGTATTCATAATTTTTCCGAAGTGGCTTTAGGCTATGATGAAAAGACTGCTATTGCTGAAGCCTGCCGCTGCTTAAACTGTCCTAATCCCCGCTGTATACAGGGATGTCCTGTACAAGTAAATATTCCCGGTTTTATTGCCAAAATAAAAACAGGCGATTTTGCTTCCTCTATTAAAATAATCAAGCAGACTAATTCTCTGCCCGCTATATGTGGACGCGTTTGTCCGCAGGAAAGTCAATGTGAAAAATACTGCGTCATGGGAATAAAGGGAGAACCAGTGGGAATCGGGCGGCTGGAAAGATTTGTTGCCGACCGTGCTCTGGCTGCTGATACCGAAACAAAACCCAGCATCTGTAATGAACATGCAGAAAAAGTTGCTGTCATCGGATCCGGCCCGGCTGGTTTATCAGCTGCCAGTGAACTTGCAAAATTTGGCTACAGAGTAACTATTTTTGAAGCATTACATAAAGCTGGCGGCGTCTTGTCCTATGGTATTCCGGAATTTCGTCTGCCAAAAGAAAAAGTCGTAAAAGTAGAAATCGAAAACTTAAAAAAACTTGGCGTAAAAATTGAACTCAATTCCGTAGTCGGTAAATTGTATACAGTAGATGAACTTATGAATGAAGAAGGTTTTGCTGCTGTATTTATTTCAACAGGAGCTGGTCTACCACGTTTTATGCACATCCCCGGTGAAAATTTAAATGGTGTGTATTCCGCAAATGAATTTCTTACCCGCTGCAATTTAATGAAAGCTTATAAATTTCCTGAATATAAAACACCTTTAAAAGTAGGAAAAACAGTCGCTGTAATAGGTGGTGGCAATGTAGCTATGGATGCAGCCCGCACTTCCCTCCGCCTAGGGGCCGAACATGTTTATATCGTATACAGGCGCAGTGAAAAAGAACTGCCGGCCCGTCTGGAAGAAGTTCACCATGCTAAAGCAGAAGGGATAGATTTCAAACTTCTCAGCAATCCCTGCGAAATAATTGGAAACGAAGACAATAGTGTATCACAATTGCGCTGTATAAAAATGGCTCTAGGAGAACCTGATGCTTCTGGCAGATGCCGTCCTGTACCAATAGAAGGTTCAGAATTTACCTTACCAGTTGATACAGTGATTATGTCCATCGGCCAGGGACCAAATCCACTTATTCAATCTACTACTCCTGACATGCAAACAAATAAACGCGGCAATATTATAGCTGATGAAAAGACTGGTTCCACTACCAAGGATGGTGTATTTGCCGGCGGAGATATTGTCACCGGTGCCGCAACCGTCATTTTGGCAATGGGTGCAGGGAAAAAAGCAGCCAAAGCTATAGACGAGTATTTACAGAATAAATAA
- a CDS encoding adenosylcobalamin-dependent ribonucleoside-diphosphate reductase — MEKWYENDIGKGILQSKYYHIGENDPQKFINRVTSIFSPEIKAAMHKYLEDGAVCPAGRTLYATGAKGKFKASLSNCYILPSPEDNIESIFKVNAEIARIFSYGGGIGVNISKLRPKESQVNNAARTSTGSVSFLKIFDSTGEVISQNGRRGAMMVGLNCDHPDIYEFLHMKQNNEKLASMNISILFKDDFMKAVVNNEEYELKFDVEATGQKIRKKINAAEFFAEYCQTQWDWGDPGALFVDRLNDYTLLSGYDDYNIEITNPCGEFGGNAYNSCNLMSINLYNFISDKFTEKAQLDKEEFAKAVNVAVRALDEVLDYGYETQPLDANRKCIDDWRSIGLGLFGVADALIAMKLKYGEKDANDFVAAVMRIMLIEAAKASSKMAEEKGTFGRYDWEKTKKSPIIALLRKEAPDVYERIETYGLRNGTLLAIAPTGTISLLMGVFSGGCEPLYKISYMRTTHKMEGEKKAFKVYAHSVKDLLDYHKLSYDTSDEEIKKYFPWIIESHDVPYLNRVKLQAAMQKYVDNSISSTVNLRHDATAKDIKNIYIEAWQARCKGITVFRDGCKRGNILGVTNKKSKIEYDTITPIKRDNIERLDGCTLVRHTSCVDKMYITINKTMDGQVFEVFTNASGGCASNIATITRLTSLALRSGISVKHIIKQLAVSKCSACQALIRGGKKNISLSCGNAIASALAEIYNEAQQKKNNEKYVDESEDASINKKCPECGHYTLKPEGNCVTCTYCGWSKCE, encoded by the coding sequence TTGGAAAAGTGGTACGAAAATGATATAGGCAAAGGTATTTTGCAATCAAAATATTATCATATTGGGGAAAATGATCCACAAAAATTTATTAATCGTGTTACTTCTATATTTTCGCCAGAAATAAAAGCAGCTATGCATAAATATTTGGAAGATGGGGCTGTTTGTCCGGCAGGCAGGACTTTATATGCAACTGGAGCAAAAGGCAAATTTAAGGCTAGTTTGAGCAACTGTTATATATTGCCATCACCAGAAGATAATATCGAATCAATATTCAAGGTCAATGCGGAAATAGCAAGAATATTTTCTTATGGCGGGGGCATAGGCGTAAACATTAGCAAACTGCGGCCAAAGGAAAGCCAGGTTAATAACGCAGCGCGTACTTCAACCGGCTCAGTATCCTTCTTGAAAATTTTCGATTCCACGGGCGAAGTTATAAGCCAAAATGGACGTCGGGGGGCTATGATGGTAGGTCTTAACTGTGATCATCCTGATATATATGAATTCCTCCATATGAAACAAAATAATGAAAAACTGGCTTCAATGAATATATCTATTTTATTTAAAGATGATTTTATGAAGGCTGTAGTAAATAACGAAGAATATGAGTTAAAATTTGATGTTGAAGCAACAGGACAAAAGATCAGAAAAAAAATTAATGCTGCAGAATTTTTTGCAGAATATTGCCAGACACAGTGGGACTGGGGAGATCCGGGAGCATTATTTGTTGATAGGCTAAATGATTATACATTATTAAGCGGCTATGATGATTATAATATCGAAATAACTAATCCTTGTGGTGAATTTGGTGGAAATGCGTATAATTCATGCAATCTTATGAGTATAAATCTTTATAATTTCATTAGTGATAAATTTACTGAAAAAGCGCAGCTTGATAAAGAAGAATTTGCAAAAGCCGTTAATGTTGCGGTTCGTGCTTTGGATGAAGTATTGGATTACGGATATGAAACACAGCCCTTGGATGCTAATCGTAAATGTATAGATGATTGGCGTAGTATTGGACTGGGACTTTTTGGCGTAGCCGATGCTCTTATTGCTATGAAATTAAAATATGGGGAAAAAGATGCTAATGATTTTGTAGCAGCAGTTATGCGGATAATGCTTATTGAGGCAGCTAAAGCATCATCCAAAATGGCCGAAGAAAAGGGCACTTTTGGTCGTTATGACTGGGAAAAAACAAAAAAATCACCGATAATTGCACTGCTCAGAAAAGAAGCACCAGATGTATACGAAAGAATAGAAACTTATGGACTTAGAAACGGAACTTTACTAGCAATTGCCCCGACAGGTACTATTTCCTTGTTAATGGGAGTATTCTCTGGCGGATGTGAACCTCTTTATAAAATAAGTTATATGCGGACAACGCATAAAATGGAGGGAGAAAAGAAAGCTTTTAAGGTCTATGCCCATTCTGTAAAGGATTTGTTAGATTATCATAAATTGAGCTATGATACTTCTGATGAAGAAATAAAAAAATATTTTCCCTGGATTATCGAAAGTCATGATGTGCCATATTTGAATCGTGTCAAGCTGCAGGCAGCAATGCAAAAGTATGTTGATAATTCAATATCATCAACAGTAAATCTGCGGCATGATGCTACAGCAAAGGATATAAAAAACATTTATATCGAAGCATGGCAGGCTAGGTGCAAAGGGATAACTGTATTTCGCGATGGTTGCAAACGCGGTAATATACTAGGCGTGACAAATAAGAAATCAAAAATAGAATATGATACTATTACGCCGATAAAACGCGATAATATAGAACGCTTGGATGGATGTACTTTAGTGCGTCATACTTCATGTGTCGATAAAATGTACATTACAATTAATAAAACAATGGATGGACAAGTGTTTGAAGTATTTACAAATGCTTCAGGTGGCTGTGCCAGTAATATTGCCACAATTACTCGACTTACATCACTGGCATTAAGGTCAGGGATAAGTGTAAAACATATAATAAAACAGCTTGCTGTCAGCAAATGTTCAGCTTGCCAAGCTCTTATACGCGGGGGTAAGAAGAATATATCACTTTCATGTGGTAATGCTATAGCATCAGCTTTGGCAGAAATATATAATGAAGCTCAGCAGAAGAAAAATAATGAAAAATATGTTGATGAAAGTGAAGATGCTTCAATAAATAAAAAATGTCCAGAATGTGGTCATTATACATTAAAGCCGGAAGGCAACTGTGTTACATGCACATATTGCGGTTGGTCTAAATGTGAGTAG
- the hcp gene encoding hydroxylamine reductase has translation MNKMFCFQCEQTAACKACTNNTGVCGKPASTANLQDKLTGSLITMALNMKNSHEIPTPKINKLTLESLFTTVTNVNFDNNSVNTYIKKINQINTASMKNYTMNQLWQEPDEDIRSLKSLILFGLRGMAAYAYHALLLNYTNAKVMDFFYTGLAAIGSEKTMAELLPLIMQLGQMNLKCMELLDTANTTTYGTPVPTEVTMTIEKGPFIVITGHDLKDLELLLQQTAGKGINIYTHGEMLPCHAYPKLKAYKHLKGNFGTAWQNQRNEFSNIPAPVLFTTNCLMPPKESYKDRIFTTEVVEFPDIIHIGANKDFSPIINKSLELGGYTENHTINGINGGHKLITGFGHSNVLAAADKIIAAVKTGSIKHFFLVGGCDGAKPGRNYYTDFVKQTPADTLILTLACGKYRFNDLNLGKIGDFPRIMDIGQCNDAYSAVQIAAALAKAFACDINELPLSFVLSWYEQKAVCILLTLLSLGIKNIYLGPTLPAFISPNVLNYLVENFNIHPISTPEKDLKKILG, from the coding sequence ATGAATAAAATGTTTTGTTTCCAATGTGAACAAACAGCAGCCTGCAAAGCCTGTACAAACAATACAGGGGTCTGCGGCAAGCCAGCTTCCACAGCCAATTTACAAGATAAGCTTACCGGTTCACTTATTACTATGGCCCTGAATATGAAAAATTCCCATGAAATTCCTACACCAAAAATAAATAAACTGACTCTAGAATCATTATTTACCACTGTTACCAATGTAAACTTTGATAATAACAGCGTAAATACTTATATAAAAAAAATCAACCAGATTAATACCGCCTCTATGAAGAATTATACTATGAATCAGCTTTGGCAGGAACCTGATGAAGATATCCGTTCTTTAAAATCACTTATTTTATTCGGCCTGCGTGGCATGGCTGCCTATGCTTATCATGCCCTGCTTCTCAACTACACAAATGCTAAAGTAATGGATTTTTTCTATACGGGTTTAGCTGCCATCGGTTCTGAAAAAACAATGGCTGAACTTCTGCCATTAATCATGCAGCTGGGGCAAATGAATTTAAAATGCATGGAACTTTTGGATACTGCTAATACTACCACTTATGGCACTCCTGTACCCACAGAAGTTACTATGACTATTGAAAAAGGCCCTTTCATTGTTATCACTGGCCACGACTTAAAAGATCTTGAACTTTTATTGCAGCAGACCGCAGGAAAAGGCATCAATATCTATACCCACGGTGAGATGCTGCCATGCCATGCTTATCCTAAACTAAAAGCTTATAAACACCTGAAAGGTAACTTTGGTACTGCCTGGCAAAATCAACGCAATGAATTTTCTAATATACCCGCACCTGTATTATTTACAACAAACTGCCTAATGCCTCCTAAAGAATCTTACAAAGATCGTATCTTTACAACAGAAGTTGTTGAATTTCCCGATATTATCCATATAGGAGCGAATAAGGACTTTTCTCCCATTATAAATAAATCCCTGGAACTCGGCGGATATACAGAAAACCATACCATTAACGGAATAAACGGAGGCCACAAATTAATAACCGGATTTGGTCACAGCAATGTACTAGCCGCTGCTGATAAAATAATAGCTGCTGTAAAAACGGGTTCCATCAAACACTTTTTTCTTGTTGGCGGTTGTGACGGTGCAAAACCAGGCCGTAATTACTATACAGATTTTGTAAAGCAAACACCAGCAGATACTTTGATTTTGACACTAGCTTGCGGTAAATACCGGTTTAATGATCTCAACTTGGGTAAAATTGGTGATTTCCCCCGTATTATGGACATTGGACAATGCAATGACGCTTACAGTGCTGTCCAGATTGCAGCAGCTCTGGCTAAAGCTTTTGCCTGTGATATAAATGAACTGCCCTTATCTTTCGTCCTGTCCTGGTATGAACAAAAAGCTGTCTGCATCCTATTGACACTATTATCATTAGGTATAAAAAACATCTATTTAGGCCCCACACTGCCCGCTTTTATATCTCCTAACGTACTCAATTATCTCGTAGAAAACTTTAACATTCATCCAATAAGCACTCCAGAAAAAGACTTAAAAAAAATTCTCGGCTAA
- a CDS encoding Crp/Fnr family transcriptional regulator, which translates to MKKIFLFENKAHGRLKQEYINVIKSSPLFIGASEGEIYSMLGCLGGIVAKCDKAESIFRANDNITDMGLVLSGGLILEREDYWGNRSILAHIGIGELFGEVYACEPLLSTNISAKTTEEAVILFMNVQRITTLCDSNCIYHSQLIHNLLSVLAKKAYMLTCKINHVTKRTTREKLLSYFSEQALLSGSNEFTIPFTRQELADFLSVNRSAMSAELSKMHAEAILNFSKNKFELLNIENPL; encoded by the coding sequence ATGAAAAAAATTTTTTTATTTGAAAATAAAGCGCACGGACGATTGAAACAGGAATATATCAATGTAATAAAATCATCACCGCTGTTCATCGGAGCATCAGAGGGAGAAATTTATTCAATGCTTGGTTGTCTGGGTGGTATAGTAGCAAAATGCGATAAGGCGGAAAGTATTTTTCGGGCAAATGATAATATAACCGATATGGGATTGGTTTTATCCGGCGGGTTGATACTGGAAAGAGAAGATTATTGGGGAAATCGGAGTATTCTGGCACATATCGGGATAGGTGAGCTTTTTGGTGAAGTGTATGCATGTGAACCGCTACTGTCAACGAATATAAGTGCAAAAACTACAGAAGAAGCTGTAATATTATTTATGAATGTACAGCGAATAACAACATTATGCGATTCTAACTGTATATATCATTCACAGCTTATTCATAATTTGTTGTCTGTTCTAGCAAAGAAAGCATATATGCTCACTTGTAAAATAAACCATGTTACTAAACGCACAACCCGTGAAAAACTGCTTTCTTATTTTTCCGAACAGGCACTTTTATCAGGAAGTAATGAATTTACAATTCCCTTTACGCGTCAGGAACTGGCAGATTTTTTATCGGTTAATCGCAGTGCTATGTCAGCAGAACTTTCTAAGATGCATGCAGAAGCAATACTGAATTTCAGTAAGAATAAATTTGAATTGCTCAATATAGAAAATCCATTATAA
- a CDS encoding methyl-accepting chemotaxis protein, translated as MEKLNNVKIVYKAAVMIVIGVLGMITVGYTGYSYLSGAQKAMDNIYFQNMQSIQHLNKTIIDTRILQSRTIQTIIETDPAKLEQRKADFVKFSNNYEQEWQEYEKTASPAGKSQLAETDNYWKIYKNTLNNIMELAIQGKKAEAADLYEHQGAASMIKIRDKLNDLQKVENDAAKKINQSNESAVQSALHNIIIKTIVVFLILAVFCFWFVKQIITPLSQMIEICRKLRDGDYSETKRQIERKDEFGDMADMLFNMRNEVAALMKQINSSIEQVAASSEELTASSMQSAQTATEVAKSATNASSVVEKHKEAVKRGKEAVEQVTVSIENIRTESDKVAQHASNVSQHVTEGNKTIDKSVAKIKNVEETVQSSAKIVEKLGQSSQEIGQIIDTISDIAGQTNLLALNAAIEAARAGEHGKGFAVVAEEVRKLAEQSREAAEKIASLIGKIQNDTDDAVSAMQQGRTEVVEGADSVQGLRHMFEQINELVNKVSRQMGKMAGAVDQVTDSARNIANEVETIDKHGDKVSEEMQSVSAATQQQSASSEEIASASEALAKLAQKSQEMLHKFKF; from the coding sequence ATGGAAAAATTAAATAATGTTAAAATTGTCTATAAAGCGGCAGTTATGATTGTTATTGGTGTATTAGGTATGATAACTGTTGGATATACTGGTTATTCTTATCTGAGCGGGGCTCAAAAAGCTATGGATAATATATATTTTCAGAATATGCAGTCAATACAGCATCTTAATAAAACCATAATTGATACACGAATATTACAAAGTCGGACTATACAGACAATAATAGAAACAGATCCGGCAAAATTGGAACAACGTAAAGCCGATTTTGTTAAATTTAGTAATAACTATGAACAAGAATGGCAGGAATATGAGAAAACAGCATCACCAGCTGGAAAAAGTCAGCTGGCGGAGACTGATAATTATTGGAAAATTTATAAAAATACTCTGAATAATATAATGGAACTGGCTATTCAAGGGAAAAAGGCGGAAGCAGCCGATTTATATGAGCACCAGGGTGCTGCCTCTATGATAAAAATACGGGATAAGCTGAATGATTTGCAAAAAGTAGAAAACGATGCTGCCAAAAAAATAAATCAAAGCAATGAATCAGCGGTCCAGAGTGCTTTACATAATATAATTATAAAAACTATTGTTGTGTTTTTAATTTTGGCTGTTTTTTGTTTTTGGTTTGTAAAACAAATCATCACTCCATTGAGCCAGATGATAGAAATATGTCGAAAACTGCGTGATGGGGATTACAGCGAAACAAAACGTCAAATTGAAAGAAAAGATGAGTTTGGTGATATGGCAGATATGCTTTTTAATATGCGCAATGAAGTAGCTGCCCTCATGAAACAAATAAATAGTTCTATAGAACAAGTAGCTGCGTCTTCAGAAGAATTAACAGCTAGTTCTATGCAGTCAGCTCAGACGGCTACTGAAGTGGCAAAATCGGCAACGAATGCCTCATCTGTAGTGGAAAAACATAAAGAAGCAGTAAAAAGAGGAAAAGAAGCAGTAGAGCAGGTAACAGTGTCTATTGAAAACATCAGGACTGAATCAGATAAGGTAGCGCAGCACGCTTCAAATGTGTCACAGCATGTCACTGAAGGGAATAAGACAATAGATAAGTCTGTCGCAAAAATTAAAAATGTGGAGGAAACAGTACAATCATCAGCCAAAATTGTTGAAAAATTAGGACAGAGTTCACAAGAAATAGGACAGATAATTGATACAATTTCCGATATTGCCGGACAGACAAATCTTTTGGCACTTAATGCTGCTATTGAAGCAGCCCGGGCTGGAGAACATGGTAAAGGATTTGCTGTTGTAGCGGAAGAAGTAAGAAAACTTGCTGAACAGTCTCGGGAAGCAGCAGAAAAAATAGCATCACTTATAGGAAAGATACAAAATGATACTGATGATGCTGTTTCAGCTATGCAGCAAGGACGGACAGAAGTAGTAGAAGGGGCAGATTCTGTACAGGGACTGCGCCATATGTTTGAACAAATTAATGAGCTGGTAAATAAAGTTTCCAGACAAATGGGGAAAATGGCTGGAGCTGTTGACCAAGTGACTGATAGTGCCCGGAATATTGCCAATGAAGTGGAAACTATAGATAAACATGGCGATAAGGTATCGGAAGAAATGCAGTCGGTGTCAGCGGCAACACAGCAGCAGTCGGCTTCTTCGGAAGAAATTGCTTCAGCTAGTGAAGCTCTGGCAAAACTGGCGCAGAAATCACAAGAAATGCTGCATAAATTTAAGTTTTAA